The Amaranthus tricolor cultivar Red isolate AtriRed21 chromosome 14, ASM2621246v1, whole genome shotgun sequence DNA window tggaggaaaagtggagaccataaatattaaaaaatattaaaataaagttagtggaaaaaaaatataagaaccacaactaataaaaaatatttttataaagttagtaggAAATATGTGAGGACCGCagagaatataaaaatgttaaaatgaagttagtggaagatatgtggggaccataagtattattaaaatattaaaatgttttagagtaaggttatttttgtcaaaaatttataatataaataaacatattttttatgagaacaacaaataaaacaccccaaataaaaaataagaacttCTTTCTTTAGGGAGGGAGTATTCAATAACAACGTCAAAGTACTTTATAATAGAGCATGTGTAAAGATAATAGTTTTAAATATTGGCCTTAtagaattataatttaaatacaCAAATTCCATATACTCAATAACTAACTTTAAACTCTAATGAAAAATGGCTGTAAAATATACATAGACTACACCCTCTAAAATCAAATGATTTAGCCACCTCTCTGTTATATTGGAAGAATCccttaattattttattctagcacatttattttaattaatatttataataaaatctcAACCTCTTTGTGGAGGGATTACTAAACCCATTTATTTATCATCATCACACCTAATTTATCCCGCTCTtagaaaaatatagtaaaattttttatatttaatctttttaaaaacttcaaaatatcaaattcaaaattttgtcaattaacacatttaatgtaaaaacatataaaagattatttgaaattttcaagtttagttTTTCTACTTTGTTATCCACTTATAATTGTATGTTAAATATTATGTTGCAAATCATTGGGTTTATAAAGAATGGAAATTAATCAGTAAATTATAGGTTATCAAAGTGAAGTGcattttgtgttttaaaatgGTACTCCTAGTATTTATCGAACAGTGACACatgaatttatattttatttggttaaaataaagtttaaaaaattgtatattataaatttaaacttttaagaTGAATAATTATGATTAAGGACTAAAAATTGTTGCATATTTGAGTTTATTTGGTGAAAAGAAACTGTGGCACAAAATATTGCTCATAAGTAGAAAATGTGGTGCAATATGAAAGGCATCAGAAAATAAGTCGTCTTCCAAGTTGATTATAGGCGCAACACAATATACTGATGTGCCCATACATCAATAATTGTGGCCCAAAACATATGGTGGCGTAATATAGTATTTGTTGTATACTTGATATGGGTtacatatttatgatttatctCTCTTAAATACATACATTGACGGTTTTGTCCGTCACTTTTTCTCTTCTAAACCCTATTTTCGAACGGTAATATTGCGTTGATGATGCTGATGAAATACATTAACagttttgttctttattttCGGGCGATAATTATTAGGAGACAGTACTTGCATGCAACTTACCGCTCATAGTAGAACAAAATTACTTTTCCCTCGATTTTGttctttatttcttatattttttatattttttttattgtaaaactAGCTTTTCATAATGACTTATGGgacctaaaattttcaaaataatagttcaaatttaaatataaaaaagatgTTGCGTACCCATATATCTATCAGTCTTATGTCCCCCTATATATCTACTTGCTGATGTTTGATGGATTGTATCCTCTCTTAAATATTCCCTTTCACTCAAGATTTCATATTATCTAATCTCGAATAAAAGTACATTCCATGCCTTTTACTAATTAAGGACTTGAATatgattaatgttttttttttatatgaaatataactaaaaataaaaaattatggttTAATATGAAGACTTAGTTTAAGTAGTGATtgataaacttaaaaaatgaaTAGGTAATTAATGATTACATCATATAATTAGATTCTATATAATAATGATATcctaattcttcaatgattctTGCATTGTTTGCTTATCTTGCTACTTTTATGAGCCAAGAAgttaggaaaataaaaaaataaaaaattcaaaaggtggTTTAATGTAGAGAATAACTTAATTCCTAATTAAGAGCAAAATCATGTATATGCATGGATCATGCACGCCGCATTTTGAGTAATACATGATACCTAATACCttaacttataatttttccATATAAATACTTACAAATCTTTAGTTTGATCCCATAACATCAACATTAGAAAGTGCCTAATTTGATTATAGAAAGCGTAATTTTTACACAAGAAAGTTTATCAAGGTGATAGATAGAAGAAAATGCCCGCCAACAATGACATGTCACCGTCGATGACACCGGGTATTCGCCCGTTGATCGAACCATTCACATCTAAAGAAGCTAGAATTTCACTTCTTCAAAAGGTAATGCATTATGTAATGTGTTTAACAATTTTGTTCTTTAGTTGTATCTATTTATTATTGAGGATATGTAGAAAATCATTTTATGATGCATCTAAATAGTTAATTGATCGAGTATATAgcataatttgaaattttatctGCTTATCAGTGAAATGGGTTCAAATCTAAGTGTTAGCTGAAATCATTGTCGTATTACAACTCATCCAAACGAAAAATCTAAGTCACATTGAGATTTCTAGTCTAATGAGTTCTCGTGCTAGAGCATATAATTAACTATTGCTAGAGGTGATGAACGTGCCGATGTGATCTATTATCTTTTGACTCGACCAGATCTAATAATAaagtacacaaattcttgtaagagatGGGCTCACCGTGAAACATGTATTATACTTGGGTtgaatagcccaataatagaaatttttagcttatgggatttttgttttgaggtcgtctcactgtgagacgatctcatacagcACGGGCTGAATAAAgtaatatattatgtaatcaaaaaaaattaagtgcTCAAAGTTGTAGAAATGTAACTAAAGTCGTGTGATTTAAAGTTttatcagctagtctcttgagagacagtctctttgagagacgtatcttaaGTCCAGCGCATTAATAGATTAATGCCCATTTACGTAtcattaatgcttacttatattatccttaatacttacttaccatatccttaatacctactttctatatcttaaatgtctacttatatcattcttaatgactatttataatattttaaaaaatatataatgggccgacccaattagagacggtctctcaaaccgtctctcacaagaatttatgaatttttacttttttatacaagaaataaaaattaatcttttGTTATAATTGAATTAAAACTTGTTTCTATATAATTACTTATTACTAACTATCATTTTCCTATAATCTAATATATCTACTATTTGGTCGACGATGTTTTTTAATTGGTACAGGCAGGAGCAGAATTTATAGGAACATTTATACTAGTATTTTCAGCAGCAGGTGGGCCCATAGTGAACCAAAAATTCAATGGAATAGAAACACTATTGGGAAACGCTGCTTGTTCTGGGCTTGCGGCAACTATAGCAATCTTATCAGTGGGTCACATATCGGGGGCCCATATTAACCCAGCTGTAACTCTGGCTTTTGCGGCCCTAAAACATTTTCCTTGGGCCCAAGTACCCATTTATATAATAGCTCAGTTTGTTGGAGGGATATTAGCTAGCTTGTTGCTTAAGTTAGGTTACCATCCTTTCATGTCCGGTGGAGGCACCGTGCCAACGGCTAGTTTTGGACAGGCATTTTTGCTCGAGGTGGTTGCCACTTTCTTCCTCATGTTCGTCATTACAGCCGTTGCTACCGATACTCGTGCTGTAAGTATCCTTCAAAGTTTAACGTTAATTAACCAACCTTTCATCCACCCACTGTTAATATtcctaaatttaaattattttttaatatttgaagaTTTCTCCTTTGTTTGCTGTCGGTATAcccttttattttctaattatctAACTTTTCtcattgatttttttatcaaaatatcCTTGAATGCTGAAAGCAAACTACGAGCAAAGATTGAATTAATAAAGACAATCCAAATGTAAAATTATTCCCAACGTATGAAGAAAAGATTGAATTACTAAtgtcaaattttcttttttttttattgtcataCTATTAAACAAAATATTCTATATTATTATACTCATTAGGTTGTGTACATGTAACTATCTAAATTCTCTTTATAAGGAATTGATGCCATATaacattaaagttataattagaAACCTaaccaataagaaattaatagAATTTGATCAAAGTTTGACTTGATTTTGACCTTCATATAATCTtttgttaaaattgttattCATAACATGAAAAATACAACTGTGGACTTATGATAAGAAACACAATTTTAGCATTAATACCTTATCTTTCATTTTAATTGGTATACTTTGCAGGTGGGTGACTTGGCCGGAATTGCAATTGGAACTACTATCCTTCTTGACATCCTCCTTATTGGGTAGGTTCTAATGACATAACCTGTTAAATTGTGATCTGACTAAAATTTCAACTTAACCAAACATCAGTTCACTTGCTAACGTGATTAACATATGTGCTCCCAAGTGTATCAATCACGTCAAAAAAGAGTGTCATGTGTTCAATCATATCAGGAAAGGGGCATGTGAACAGCCACATCAACAAGTGATACTAGATGTTCAGGTCACAAATTGGTAAATATTTGTTGGATAGAAACTAAGTTTAGTATTTGTCCTAGTGAACACAATACCTAAAGTTCAATAGGACAcactatttttagaaagttcaACCTCTTACGTGCAattgttttctaatttttaacggctcatcttgtatgagactgtcttacCATGAGACCAATAGATATTGACTAGATATAACTAGtcaatttctctaattgatcactttatatttgtaagtgatcatttaaaAGCCTAAATTTAACACGGATTATAATACGGATTAAAACAATACATTGGATatcataataagaaaaaatattattaataaaaaaaataatatttgaatGATATGTAGGCCAAGTACGGGTGGGTCGATGAATCCAGCAAGAACACTAGGACCAGCAATAGCAGCAGGAAGGTACCATGGAATATGGATATACATGCTGGCCCCACCCATTGGAGCCTTTCTTGGTTCAGCTTTCTATTCACTTATTAAACTTAAGGAAGACGTAAGCAGTGATGATGAACAATCACCAGGGCGTGTAAAAAGCTTTGGCCGTTGATATTGTAATATATCAATGGTCAACATTTTACTATATATtttcaaatcaataatttatattttaaatttgtcatgCAAATTACCATGATCTCTTTCCATTTGTGTACTTTTACATACTCTAGAAGAATGATGGGTGCTAGTTTTTTGGCTAGTTATATTAGTGTGATTGTAAGTTGTATAATAATACTAATCTTATACATGTAATTGGGTAAAATTTGAAAGTAATTTGTTTGAACACTTTATTATCAAGTATTATTTGAGACCATTTTACCACAGTTAGCTCATTTCTTCTTATAactgaacaatttttttttcatgattttaaaaagaaaatcccTTGCAAACAAAGAAAAAGCGAAAACGAAAAGATCTTTTACTCGTGTCAAGAAATTGATAGATTATCAGTCTAATGAAGATTCAAGAAATCATTCCCGAAAACTCATTGTCTCATGATGAACTAGACTTGAATAACTACTCACGTGTATGATTTAGGACGACAAAACCAAAAACGTgtatttttaatgagtttgcaATCAATCAATAACTTCTAGCAATACTATTAATTTAGAATTCTTTTTGAGTTCAGAATTTACTTGTattgataatttaaataaatcaaaactgTGAAAATTAGTTAACCTAAGTAATTTTTCATATTCTTACAACTCGTCTAATCTATATAAACCTAAAATTGATAACCAAATTCAACTTTCTCTGCTCCttaaatgttaaaaaaaccATTATTTCTTTTAACAAACCCAAGTTAGCACGTATTCTTGGTTGTACGTTGCCTAGCGATTCTCATGAAAAAGTATGGAGAAGAATCCATCGTATGTACGTGAAAAAAGGAATTGTGTCTACCCATTTTTAATCTTTCTAAGAAACCTACCCACACTGTTTTGAAATTGGATGGAAGGATCTCTAGGTGCCTGATCCCAAGAATCAATTCAAAGGAGATAGTAACTGAGGAATATCCCACTacccttcattgatcatctagACTATAGGTACTCCAGACCGAAGAAATTAATAATAGTTTTGGTTAAGATTAAAgcttaaattattgttttttcattCATCTTAAAAAGTAGAGGGCCTAGAGCTGTTTATGAGCGGGCTTAGACGGATAGCGGACCTGGTaacaccaaaaaaaatatacccGTGGGTTCAAACATTCAAAAATGCGGCATATTTTTTTGTCTCTACGCGCTCATTTTTAAAGCGGACGGGGCCCGTAGGTAGGCtggtatttattatataaaaattaaaataataataaaaattgtaaagttaagttttaataacCATTAAAATACAAGATATTGgccaaaatactccaaatacgTAAAAAGTCTTAAAATACTCAAATGAcatgataaaaaataagttgGATGATCCAACAAAAGCATTGCATCATCGATATATCTTACTACGGAGTACGAAGTCTAGACATATACCTCCTCTAATCAtaataagtttaaaaaaattattaaagtggAAATGAATACTAATAACTAAAGTTGGGTATGTAATAGTCCTAAATAGTAGACTAGTGACTACTAGTTTCATAATcaatagaattaattatttaataattaatatatattaaactaagtgGACGGGCGGGTATGCTCGCGGGTATTTTTTTTGGTCTCGCTACCTGCCCATTTATCTTGACATGTGGGTATTACCcgtccaaatttaaattttttttgaaaaacattgTCCAAGTCCGCTCGTTTTTCGAGCCGGGTGGGTTAAGTCTGGTGGGTATTCCGCCCATGAACAACTCTAGTAGAGGCAAATGACCTCTATAAATACAAAACTTAGTAGCTTACAATATAGAAACTAAATAACTTAATTATCTTAACTTCCTAAAATACTACCACCTGTTTATTGATTTAGGGACATTTTCATTTTGCACTAAAAACTAGGAGGGGTAGGGGGCCACTTAAAAGTGGGTAAAATAAACTCACTTTTTCCATAAAGGCATTGgtatttatttgttgttgtgTAGTTGTAGTAAAAgtaaaagggtaaaaaagaaTACCAAATGTAGAAATGGGACATAATCAATGAATTCACCCAATAAGAAAATGTCCCTAatataggagggagtattaaactgcaataaaatcaaattagaaTCAAATTATTCTATTGCCTtatttcctacactccccctcaagtttggTCTCAGGATAACCGAAACCAAACTTGCCCAAAAAAGAAACTGCCGTTACTATGCTTCAAGAAATCGAACTCCCCCCGAGAAATAATCCAGCATTATCCAAGTATTATAATCCACCGCATTTAGTACCATGACAAATGATCTTCTGGGTCTGGGCATCCTGTACAACATAGCCATGAGTGGTCATGAGAATAGTACAATTTAGTTCCTTGGTGAGTTGACTAAtagataataatttatatgataaATTCGGGATCAAGAAACCATTTTTTAATTGAAGAGACGAGGAAATAGCAATCGGGCCTTCACCACCACATGAACACAATCATTAGTCGCAAGTTTAATCAGAGTATGGGTAGTGGGGTTATGTGATAACATATCACGGGAATCGAAGGTCATACTATGGATTGTCGCACAATCAAAAATCCAAGAATCTGAAAAATTATTAGTGAGGTTAATGGGTTTAAAGCGGGTTGGAAGGGTAGGATTAGGGTTTAAAATGGAGGAGAAAAGGGAATATGAACTGGATCCACATATGCGGAGCCTTGGGTCACCCATATGTGGGCACGCGGGTCATAGCTGGGTGGGGATTAGGGTTTGGCTTTTTTTCCCTATAAATAGGTTTATTTTTGCATCTTCCTCTTTCTCTGATTTTCCTTGGTGCCGTATATCAACTCCCATAGTAGAGCCTTGGTGGCGGTCACCCAGTGCACGGTTGCCTAATTTGAGCCTCTTTCTTTTATGTCATTTTGATAGTGTGATTTTGTTATAGGACTTtcgtttttttccttttttattttcgaatcttggtatatatatttctaCTAATTTCTGGATTAAGACCCTTTTGCTgttgatttttgaaattttgagttggttttttgGTTCTGTTGGCGAGTTTTGGACTTAGATTTGTTGGTTTTTGGGATGTGatgatgttggttttgtgtttTTGATGGGAGTAGGTTTGTGGATCATGGTTTCTGTTTGGAAATGCTGATGGGTTTGGTTTGTTGGTGGTGTTTTTGATGGTGATAGACCTTGTTGGATCACTCTCATAGACGCTCAAGACAACGTACCTTGACCTGTTTCTTCATGTGTTTCCTCTGATTGTGGTGTTGCTGCCGGTGGTGGGATGGTAGTGACGAATTATGCCTTCCCACCGGCCTGGGTAACTGGTGCATTGGCGGCGGCCTTTCGCTTTAAATCCTCCCACCAATCTGGATAGCCAATGAGTTTAAAGCACCCTTCTTTCGTGTGCCGAGAACCTCCACAGTGGTCACATCTCAAATGAGACTTATCTACCTTGTCTCGCTGGAATGAAGTGTACTCTGACCGGTTTTTGACTATGAGCCACTCCATATTTCTAAGGGACTAGTTCCCAATGATGAAGCGTCGGTCATTATGCCACATCGGTTGATTTCCCGGCGAATGGTAGCATAGGCCTCCTCAACTGTGGGTAATGGTTCTTGGTTGAGAAGATCCCGACGTTCCTTATCAAATGTGTCGTTTATTCCGACTAAAAATTGGTATACTCGCTGCCTTTGAAGAAAACCATTAAAAATGGTAATATCATCGTCATGTTCATTGGATTTGGCATTTGTCGGTCAATTTCCTTCCACAAAGTATTGAGTTTTGTGTAGTAAACTTCTATGGGTTCTTGATTTTGTTTGAGAGATGCTGTTTTAGAACTTAGATTGAAGATCTGAAGTTCATCTCTTCCACTGCTCAAAAGTGTATCAATACCTTTTCATAAGTCCCAAGATGTAGTATAATCAAGAAATTTACTTACTATATCTGAACTAATGTTAGAAATAAGCCATGAAAAGACAAGATAATCCATTTGTTTCCATTGTGTGTAAGATGGATCTGTTGGACTCAAAGGGGCGGCTGTAATGTGACTAAGCCTTCCTTGAGATTCAACTGCTATGGAGATGAGTTTACACCATATGGTGTAATTGTGATATGCTAATTTTTTGGCCAGTCACCTTAAGTTCTGCgattagggctgcacacggtccggtctggtctggtttgacagaaaaatcagaccagaccagaaattccggtctgaaaatttttcagaccagaccagaccagtcaaaagaccagaccggaccagaccagaccgttctagaacggtctggtctggtctggtctacggtttttttctttttttgaaatttttttaattgagtgagaatctaagataaacgataatctgtaaacaaaatacatcatcaaatccaaaatacatcatcatcaaatacATCAGCAATATCCTCCATCAAATACATTACATGATACATCTCACAGTCACAATTAATCATACACTTGATTCTACACTTGATGCAAATTTCATATACATCTCCAGTAATTTCATATACATCTCACAGTCAAAGACATAAATGCAAATTTCAAAGTTTAAATTCTCCAGcaacattaataaatatgaaaacaaaaattattatatagaaTAGCCCATACTCACAATCACAAAACCTGTAaatttttaaccaaaaaaatcaaaaacccttaaaatcaaaaattgataaaaaaaaccctaaaaatcaaaaaaaatcaaccaatatacttacattacgagattctacacttgattccgtggtgaatggTGAGATTAGAGAATGAAGAACCACAGAAGCCTCGAAGAACCACAGAAGCAGAGGCGTCTTTGAAGGAGGTCGTTTGTCGATTGGCGTCTGGCGTCTGTCGAGTGTCGACTGTCGATgcttgaagagttgaaggaAGCGAGGCGAGGCGACTGTGTCTGTCGACTTCAGAGATTTCAGATACTCAGGCGAGGCGAGGCGAGGAAGAGAGAAGAATGGGAGAAGGAAGCAGTCAAGCAGAGGTCGAGGTCTGATTCAGGAAATAAGGATTAAGGAATATAAGCCCTAAATCTAATCCCTAGACCATTAGAGTTTATTACGGTttattggtccggtttggtctacaaaataaaaaatcgggaccggaccgtaaaccgtttaaaaaaaaaaaaaaaccggaccagaccattcaGACCGTAGGCCAGACCAAATagttaaattacggtttggtccggtttggtttacggtttagaccaaactgtGTTCAGCCCTATCTGCGATTTCAGTATGTGTGGTTTTGGTATGGGTATTTGTAttgatttgtttgaaaatttgttgaactatttgttccatttgagtAACCAAAATCATTTGCTGGTTATTTTGGTTTTCTTGTTCTGCCATTGTTGATAAAGAGGTAAAGGGTTTAAGGTAGATGATGAGAACCGAAAAAAGGTGTCGCCAGTCCAAAAATATACCTTACGGCTCTGACACCATGAAGAAATTAATAACAGTTTTGGTTTAGGTTAAAGCTTAAATCATTGGTTTTTCATTCATCTTAATAAAGTAGAGACAAATGACCTCTACAAATGCAAAACTTAGGAGCTTACAATATGGAAACTAAATAACTTAATTATCTTAACTTCCTAAAATATTAAACTGGAATTATCTTAACTTCCTAAAATATTAAACTGGAGTAAAATCAAATTAGAATCAAATTATTCTATCGCCTTATTTCCTACAcagactagaggtgttcaatgggtCGGGTCGGGTCAAAATGGGTCGGGTTGGGGTAGGTCATGTCAAATTTAAATGGGCAGGGACGGGTCAAAGCCCGTTTAAACCCGATCCAGTTTGACCCGTTTTCGAAAAGTtcatataatagttttttattctactttatgGCCTATTAAGTCGACCCacctatgtatataataatattatataaaaatataaaaaaagtggcAAAATTTTTTCGCAACCAATTCCTATAATTATCCGATCCGAACCAGCTCGACCTTTTACACCAAGGCCCATTACTGACCCGTAAAAATGTGACAAGACCCTTGACCCTATGGGTCGACCCACCTCGTTAAACTCCTCTACTCCTGACCATGTCCTCTACCCTTCACTATTCTTTTGCCGAAGTTATTTGAATACTTCATTGATTATATTGTAGGCTAAGGGAAAGAAAGTTTAGGTGGGAATCAATCACTAGAATTTACAAGTAAAAAGTATACTTGCTCCAACTGAAACAAAATTGAATTCTGAAGTCCATGACATTGTTAAGTATATTTAGTTACTCGACAAATAGTCAAACTCTATTCATCCCTCTCGGGTATCAATCTCATAGACTTCACAACGATTCTTCAAATTAAACTATCTATGTATGTGAGAAAATAGTTTGAAATCACTTGTATGATTAATTAGAGTGACATATACatcattaacaaaaaaaataaaaggctaAATCTATAACGATTCGTTTGGTTAGtaatactaaatggtggtaatagaaatgatttatagtgtaaaattttatcaaaagttccatgttattcccatggtaatggaactttgatcataaaaaagtttttttgtttacaaattttcattaccatataATAACACCTCTCCGAATGGTAATgcattaaaatgaaatttatgaagaagatgagatgattgaagttggacaagcatggccatcaaggtagcaaGAGATtcatcaaccaaaattacactatttttcattctcattaccaccgtttaataccacctaccaaaTGGGCCGTTAAATTAGTGTTGTTATTGTGTGTAAGCAAGCAATTTTGCATCAAGCTCAGTTCCATGACCACCACCAAAATCATAGCTATGGTTACTAGAACTAccattatttaaattcaattgcaaggagcaataatcagtTGGTGCagcttcattcttaatcttcaATTTATCTCTCTTAGTTTTAGGGCAACTCATGTCAAGAGAAATGCCTTCTTGTGCTTTGCATAATATGGCTTGAAAATACTTTCCTTGTGCTTCAATCCTTGTTTGTAGCCTTTGTTGCACCTATGAAATAATGTTGAGAATTAAGTCTTTTCTCAGTTGGAAAATAAGTATTATATTTTCAAGTAAGGTCTTGGACGTGATTCTCACTTAaccttttcttttcttgttagagtatatatcatatcttggggcctcaaccattagtttaagtttttatttgagttggtttcttgacatgataTTAGAAGCCAGCGTGACAAAAGGTAATGAGTTCGAATTTCAACCACACctcatttaaagttatatttactgTCAGGTATGAGACGAGCATGTGCTGCATCCACGCATCTAAGCCAAAGGGCTCGCATGTGAggggcatgttagagtatataacatatctctGGGCcttaacc harbors:
- the LOC130799778 gene encoding probable aquaporin NIP5-1, producing MPANNDMSPSMTPGIRPLIEPFTSKEARISLLQKAGAEFIGTFILVFSAAGGPIVNQKFNGIETLLGNAACSGLAATIAILSVGHISGAHINPAVTLAFAALKHFPWAQVPIYIIAQFVGGILASLLLKLGYHPFMSGGGTVPTASFGQAFLLEVVATFFLMFVITAVATDTRAVGDLAGIAIGTTILLDILLIGPSTGGSMNPARTLGPAIAAGRYHGIWIYMLAPPIGAFLGSAFYSLIKLKEDVSSDDEQSPGRVKSFGR
- the LOC130799780 gene encoding myb family transcription factor PHL11-like (The sequence of the model RefSeq protein was modified relative to this genomic sequence to represent the inferred CDS: added 48 bases not found in genome assembly), producing the protein MGLKGLTLYHLKSHLQKYRLGQHTKKQSSSQGKTDLIISRNSYSRFSLHCSEASTIGTGFGNHDVGDAPLSEAIKSQLEIQNNLQEVQLEVQQRLQTRIEAQGKYFQAILCKAQEGISLDMSCPKTKRDKLKIKNEAAPTDYCSLQLNLNNGSSSNHSYDFGGGHGTELDAKLLAYTQ